In the Blautia coccoides genome, GAACCGAGAAACAGAAAGTAAAGGAGATAACGGACAGGCTGGAGGAAGGCTTGAAAGAATTATTTGAGGGCGAGAAGTACAAAAGCTACCTGAATACCATGTCTAAATTCCATAATTACAGCGCAAACAATATCCAGCTCATAGAGATGCAGTGTCCGGGGGCTACATATGTTGCCGGGTACAAGAAATGGCAGAAAGAATTTGAACGCCATGTAAACAAGGGCGAGAGGGGTATCCGTATCCTTGCGCCCGCACCTTATAAAATCAAAGAGGAACAGGAAAAGATTGATCCGGTCACAAATGAGCCTGTGCTTGACCGGGACGGGATGCCCGTCATAGAGGAAGTGGAGATAAAGATACCCGCCTTTCGTGTTGTCACAGTGTTTGATTATTCGCAGACGGACGGGAAAGAACTTCCCGGACTTGGCGTGAATGAGCTGCATGGGAATGTGGAGCGTTATCAGGATTTTATGGAAGCACTCAGCAGGGTTTCCCCTGTCCCAATCCGTTATGAGGGCATGGAGGGTGACAGGAAAGGTTATTTTATTGACTTAAACCGCCCTATCGCCATTAAGGAGGGCATGAGCGAAGCGCAGACCGCAAAAACCGGAGTCCATGAGGTGGCACACGCTAAACTCCATGCAAAGGAGATTGAACAGGAAACAGGGACTGTCAAAGACCGGGAAACAAAAGAGGTGGAAGCGGAGAGCATCGCCTACACTGTCTGCCAGCATTTCGGGATTGACACGTCCGATTATTCTTTTGGGTATATCGCCGGGTGGAGCAGCGGAAAAGAAATGCCGGAGTTAAAATCTTCCCTCGATACAATACGCCGGACTTCCTCGGAACTGATAAAGGGGACTGAAGCGCAGCTTTTGGAAATTGAAAAAGAACGTGCTGCAGAACAGGCACAGGAGGATATGATTCTGCTTGTGGCAAATACAGACCGTTCGGAATATGACCTTTTGAGCGTTAAGGGCATGGAGAGGACGGAGCTTTTTAATTCGCTGCTTGCCATGAAAGACGATGACAGGCAGAGCGTGGAAGCCTACCTTGAAAGAGCCGGGGCATGGGTAACGCTGCTTGCCAATGAACGGAGCGAGGAAGTGGGGGAATATCATTTAGATTACGCTTACAATACGGATACCCATGAGATAACCGATTTTAAGGCATTACAGGAAGAACGGGAGAAAGCCAATATTCCGATTGAGTATGGCGATGTGGTTGTGAGAATCTCCACGCCGGACAGCGGGGAATATGAAACAATTAAAATCACAAATATGCAGTCAGAAGTGGCAAATGTTGTATATTCTATTCCATTTTTGCAAGAAAATGAGTGGAATGGAAATGTTCTGGACTATCTGCAGGAGAAAGGGTTTGAGTTTGTTCCGATTATGAGAACCGGGGGAGTAAATGACGGTTATCCGCAGTTCTATGATTTTGATGTGGATATGAGCGAATGGGAAGTGCATACCGCTTCGGAACTTCCGGCAACCGTACAGGCGGAGCAGCTTATTAACCGCATGGAATTTCACAGATCGGTGTATGACACAGATGAGCGCAACCTGATTATGAACCACGCTTATAAGCTGGATGATATGTACAAGACAACTTCCCTTGCCCATTCCCTTGCGGAGCAGAAAGACGATTTACCGATGCTTCTGGAAACAATCAAGGCGGCGGAGGAAGAAATTGACTTCCTTCCGGACGGTATGGTGGGGTTATCACAGATGCACGAATACGGGTATTCTTGGGATGAAATGCTCCCTCTGACAAAGGACAGGGCATCGGAGCTGTTCGGGGAGGATGTGTCGGTGTACCAGCTCCACGCAGACGGTTCAGAAACGCTTGTGGAGGACAGGGCGGCATTACAGGGGCATGACGGGCTGTTCGGCGTGGAAAAAAGCGATTGGAACGCTTATCTGGAATACCAGTCCATGAAGCAGGAATTAGAGGACAGCGAACCCAACCGGGAAGCACAGCTTTTGTATGGCAATGAGAGCAGGTTTGGCATCTATCAGCTTAAAGATACGGAGGAAACAAGGGATATTCGCTTTATGAATATGGATTACCTTGAAAAAGAAGGTATCTCGGTTTCCAGAGAGAACTACACGCTGGTCTATACCGGGGAGCTGAAGGAGGGCATGAGCCTTGAAGATATTTATACCCAATTTAATATAGACCACCCGGCAGACTTTACCGGGCATTCCCTTTCCGTCAGCGATGTGGTGGTGCTGCATCAGGACGGGGAGAACACAAGCCATTATGTGGATTCCGTTGGTTACAGGGAGATACCGGGGTTTACAAAGGAACTTTCCGTATCAGCAGAAGTCACTGTGGAAAAAGCGGAGGTCATGGAGGAAACAGCAGAAATTTTGGAGGGAGCAGCGGCAGAAAATACAGCGGTGGAGCCGGACGATGACAAGGTTTCCTATTATGTTATTGAGGATTTATCCACATGGGCGGAGAACAGCCCGGAAAAAAGTAAGCTGGAGCGTTTTGACAGCCTTCCGGAAGCGGTGGCGAAATTTGCGGAGTACCGGGGAGAAGATGTGGAGGACAAGCCGGATATGGCAAGGGCAACTCTCGGCTTCAATGTCAATGGCAGCGAGTTTGACCTGATCCACGTCAGGAACCATGAAAACTGTCTGTCACTGGATTTTACACACAGCAGGGCGGCAGAGGAAAGCAGCCGCTTCATGGATGATTTGCAGACTTTATATCATGAGGTCGGTTTTGATAAGGTAAGGGTACACCGGGAGATGTCACCGGAGGAAATCAAGGATTTTGTGAAACAGCGGTTTGAGCATCAGTTAAAGAGCAGCGGTCTTGATGATATTTCCCTCTATATGGACAGGTTTGATACACTTTACGGACAGGGGAAAATGGAACACCTCATGCCGACAGCTAACCAGAAGCAGATAGTGGAAGATGTACCGTTCATGGAGTGGGAAAATCCGTACATAGACACCAAAAGCCAGACAATGGGCAGAGAAGAAACAGAGCTTGCCTTCCGTCTGGCAGACCGTTATATCAGTATTCAAGAAGCTACGGAGGGATATGATTACACCATTTATGATATGAATTACCGGGAGCTGGACGGGGGTGTGTATGACAATCCGGACATAACAATTAGACAGGCACTTGATGAGATTGTAACGGATTTGAAAGAGCCTATGCACAGGAGTGAACTGGAGGGCAGTATCCGCACTGATGATGAACTGATACCGATTGATTATGATGGATTGATGGAAAAAGCGGAGCAGGCGGAAAAAGGGCATCTTGAGGAACGGATCAGAAACGAAGTGCCGGAAGCTATGGAAAGCAAGGTCATAGCGGATTTTAAAGCCAAAACTGAGGAATTATTTCATGGCATCAACGGGCAGACACAGGAAGATATAGAACTGAATGTTTACGCCTATTTACAGTCCAAGATTGACGAGTATGGAATGGATATACAGCTTGTGGATATGGCGGTATCCGGGAGCAGGTGCAGAGGTTTAGAGGGGGCTGGTTCTGACCTTGATGTGGTAGTGGAGTACCGGGGCGGGGAAAACGAAGATGCCCTGTTCAACGCCTTTAACGAGGACGGTTTTAAAATCGGCGGCGTTAAGGTAGACATCAATCCCATTACAGAGGGCAAGACCGGGACGCTTGGGGAGTATCTTCTGGGCGTGGAAGCCTACCTTGAGGAAAAACGTGCCGCCATGCAGGAGAAAGCCGCAGAACAGGCACAGGAGGAAAAACGGACGGTTGTAACCCTTACAGTGGCGGAGTGCGGGGAGTTCCACAATTTCGGAGAGTACCATGAGGATATAGCGGGTGTGGAGGAAGCAATCGCCATTTTCAACCGGATACCGCCAGAGAGGATGAACGCTATCCCAAGCATCGGCATCAATATCCATACAGAAGGGACAGAGAGCTATGAGGACACGCAGATGGATATTGTTTCGGGCAGAGTTGCGGATTTGGAGATTCTGGACTATGTGCCGGAGATTACGGACAATCCAAAGGCGGTGGAGGTCATTGCGGAGCTGATCGACAAGCTGCCGGATATAGAGGTCAGGGGTTCTCTGGAGAAGTGGCAGGCGGCTTTCCTTGCTGCGGAGATGGACCAGCTTTCCTACAACTACGACACTGTTCAGTACAATCAGACAGTGGAGGACAGGGAAGCGCAGATAGCGAATATCACAGAGGACATCAGGAACGGGAATACCGGGTATCTGAATGATTTCCTCAATGCGCTCATTTCAGACAGTATCCGGGAAGGCATGACGGATATTTTCGGGAAAGGGACGGAGCTTGATGACAGTGAGGGCGTACAGACCGCAAGGAAGGCGAAGGAGCTGTTAGATAAGCTAACAGAATACAAGCCGCTTGCAAAGATTGAGGAACTGGAAGAATGTAACTATAACATGATTGATAACGTCCTGAACAATGAGAAGCCAAAAGAAGAAAAGCAAGCAGGCAGAATTTCCATAAAGGAAAAACTGGCGGAGAAAAAAGCGGTCATCGAGCAGAGGGATAAGTCAGATAAGGAAGTCCCTGAAAAGGGAACAGAGAAAAAATCAGAGAGGGAGATATAAGCGATGGATAAATTTACAGTGGAAGAAATCAATTTGATGTGTGTGTTTGAGGGGCAGGACAGGACGGGCATGATTGCCGACATAAAGAATGTGATTCCCCATATACAGGACAGTGACATGGTGGAGCTTGCCGGACAGGTTTTAGGGAAACTGGAAACCATGAGCGATGCGGAATTTACAGAGGTGGCATTGGAAGCGGCGGAGTGATTGACGCAAATCTTTTATAGCATTATTCGACATAACGTGCTATAATTCTCTTAGTCAGATTAGAACGAGTAGGGATAGTCTGCGGTTGTCCTTTCTGGAAACGGAAAGGAGGTCGGTATGAATACGTTAGAAGTGCTTACGTTGGTGCTGGTGATTTTTGCAGCCTTGACATACATAGACAATAAACACAACCGCAAGTAACGGAAAAGGCTATCTTCTACTGCCATAGAGGATAGCCTTGTAATCCGTATTTTTTACGCTTTATAAGTTTCCGATTGTGCAACCGTCGGACACGCTAATATCCTTCGGCTTCTAAGATGATTATAAACCAACACTGCGAATTTTGCAAGAGGGTTTAGGGAATGGGGGTGCTTCGGCACTCCTGTTTTTTTGCAGATTTGTAGACTATATTACAGGAATATGGTCTTGTCTGCAAGGAATTTTTTTGTTTTTTATAACAAGGTAGGAAGAAATGGGTGGGATTCCGCCGCCTTCGGCATTGTGGGCAATGTGTATAACTTCCCGTTTTATGGAGCTGTGGGCAACACTGTTTGCAGCATGTGGGAAAGCTGCCCTTTGCTTTTCCACATGCTGTGAATGGTGTTGTCCATAGCGGAATGGGGAGTTATGCACATTTCCACGATGCTCTTTTGATTTTAAAGCCTTTTTCAGACAGGGAATTACCGGGAAGGGTTATTATCCCGGTCAGGCTGTTCCTGTGCGCTTTTTGTCGGCTCTGTGCGCCCTAAATACTGGTTCAGGTTCTCCAGTTTCCGGTTCAGCGATTTCAGCTCTTTTTCACAGTTTTTGTATGTGACGGTCAGTTCTTTTTTCTGTGCGGTCAGCTCCTGATATTCCGCTTTCAGCTTGTCAATGTTCAAGCCTTTTAAGGGGATGCCCGCCTGTTCCAGCATACGCCTTGCGCCGCCATAAAGGATGATCTGGCTCTCATGCTTACGGAAATAAGCGTCAGGATTTTTGGACTTCTTATAGGCGATATGATACGCTTTATTTGCCTTGTACTGCTCCGCATATTTGATGATTTCCGCAAGGTCTTTGATGCGGTTCTCCAGCTTGCGGACAGTCTGCTTTGCTTCCTTCCCGGTGGCGGCTGTGGTGGCGATTTTCTGTTCCAGTTCTTTTATAGAGCCAGCTTCATTATATGCCTGTGCCGCAATCTTTAAATTCTCAACCGCCGCCCACCTCTGCAGCCCCGGACTGTTCTGGAATTTCTCATCAGAGGTGTCAATCAATCTCTTATCTGCGTAATCCCTTTTCGGGATAACTGCCTTCCGTTCCCGTTTCAGTTCAATCCGTTCCTTGATCCGCTCCTTCGTGTATTCCTTTCCGAGTGACTTGATGCTGCCACGCACAAAACGGTCTTTGCCAAGTGGACGGAAGGAGATAAATTTGAGGGCGTCTTCCCCAAAAGTTTCCCCTTTTATCTCATAGCCTTTTGCCCGCATCAGGAGCAGAAATTCTTCATAGGTGGAGGATGATTTTATGGCGGCGTTGATGTCTTTCCTTATCTGTGTTTTCCATGCGGCGCTGTTCTTATCTGCCTGCCATTCGTTGTATTTTTTTCCACGCTCCCCACCGGGGATAATGACAGAAAGATTATGCTCGTTGCACAGCTCGTCACTTAATTTTCGGATGCGGTAATAGCTCTGCTTGCAATCATGGTATTTGTCATGTTCTATGTTGTCAGCAGCACAGAAAATGATATGGTTATGGACGTGACCTTTATCAATATGTGTGGTGACAACATAAGAAAATTTTCCCTCTAAAACCTTGTCGGCAAGTTCTTTCCCTATCTGGTGCGCTTCATCAAAACTGACCTCACCGGGAGCGAAAGCCTGTATCAGATGATAGGCTTTATTGGGGCTGTTTTCCCGGCAGTGGTCTAAGGTATATTTAAAGTCAATCGCTGCGGTTTCCGGCGCACAGGCATAGGAAGAAATGTAGATGCTTTCATCTGTCTTGTCCGGGTTGCATATGTAGGCTACCGCTTTATCAACGGTTGCTGTGATAGCATGGATTTTTGTGACTGCCATACCTGTTTCATCAACTCCTTTACTTCGTCCATATCTTCCTGATAGACGTGGTTTGTGCTGTTAATCCTCTTTGCAATCTGGTTCAGGTTAGAGCTGATCCGCCCCAACTCCGTATTGTATTCCCGCAAAAAACTGTAATCCACGTCATAGACATATCCGTATAAAATCAGCTTCCGTATAAAAGCCGATTTGCTTTTCATGCCGGACAGCTTAAACTTCTCATCAAGGATGTACTGCTCTTTGTCATCTAAGTGAAATTCATTCCGGTTGGTGCGTGTCCTGTTTGCCATTTTTACATCGTCCTTTCTAAATTTGGGCATAAAAAAACTGCTGTAACTTGTTCGGTTTACAACAGTCTGGTTTCGTGTCTGTTCAGTTATTTTTGGATAGAATTATCCATGTGTTATTGTAGCAAATCTGCGGGGGAAGGTCAAGGACTGGCAGAGAAAAAACGGAAAGAAAACCAAAGAGGGTTAGGGACACTTCCCTATGGAAATTTCATCATACGGACGGTAGGGAAGTATGGGGAATTTTGCCTGTGTGTCCGAACACAGGCAGTGCTTGCTATTTTTGAAATTTGTTATGAAAAAAAATAAAAAACATATTGACAAATCTCGATATGATACATATAATAACACATAGACAAACATCAATGAATGGAGGCGCATGGAATGGATAATAAAAAAATTGCAGTCATGTTTAAAGCATTTTGTGATGAAAACAGATTGCAGATTTTAGGACTTTTGC is a window encoding:
- a CDS encoding YodL domain-containing protein, which produces MADARTEKQKVKEITDRLEEGLKELFEGEKYKSYLNTMSKFHNYSANNIQLIEMQCPGATYVAGYKKWQKEFERHVNKGERGIRILAPAPYKIKEEQEKIDPVTNEPVLDRDGMPVIEEVEIKIPAFRVVTVFDYSQTDGKELPGLGVNELHGNVERYQDFMEALSRVSPVPIRYEGMEGDRKGYFIDLNRPIAIKEGMSEAQTAKTGVHEVAHAKLHAKEIEQETGTVKDRETKEVEAESIAYTVCQHFGIDTSDYSFGYIAGWSSGKEMPELKSSLDTIRRTSSELIKGTEAQLLEIEKERAAEQAQEDMILLVANTDRSEYDLLSVKGMERTELFNSLLAMKDDDRQSVEAYLERAGAWVTLLANERSEEVGEYHLDYAYNTDTHEITDFKALQEEREKANIPIEYGDVVVRISTPDSGEYETIKITNMQSEVANVVYSIPFLQENEWNGNVLDYLQEKGFEFVPIMRTGGVNDGYPQFYDFDVDMSEWEVHTASELPATVQAEQLINRMEFHRSVYDTDERNLIMNHAYKLDDMYKTTSLAHSLAEQKDDLPMLLETIKAAEEEIDFLPDGMVGLSQMHEYGYSWDEMLPLTKDRASELFGEDVSVYQLHADGSETLVEDRAALQGHDGLFGVEKSDWNAYLEYQSMKQELEDSEPNREAQLLYGNESRFGIYQLKDTEETRDIRFMNMDYLEKEGISVSRENYTLVYTGELKEGMSLEDIYTQFNIDHPADFTGHSLSVSDVVVLHQDGENTSHYVDSVGYREIPGFTKELSVSAEVTVEKAEVMEETAEILEGAAAENTAVEPDDDKVSYYVIEDLSTWAENSPEKSKLERFDSLPEAVAKFAEYRGEDVEDKPDMARATLGFNVNGSEFDLIHVRNHENCLSLDFTHSRAAEESSRFMDDLQTLYHEVGFDKVRVHREMSPEEIKDFVKQRFEHQLKSSGLDDISLYMDRFDTLYGQGKMEHLMPTANQKQIVEDVPFMEWENPYIDTKSQTMGREETELAFRLADRYISIQEATEGYDYTIYDMNYRELDGGVYDNPDITIRQALDEIVTDLKEPMHRSELEGSIRTDDELIPIDYDGLMEKAEQAEKGHLEERIRNEVPEAMESKVIADFKAKTEELFHGINGQTQEDIELNVYAYLQSKIDEYGMDIQLVDMAVSGSRCRGLEGAGSDLDVVVEYRGGENEDALFNAFNEDGFKIGGVKVDINPITEGKTGTLGEYLLGVEAYLEEKRAAMQEKAAEQAQEEKRTVVTLTVAECGEFHNFGEYHEDIAGVEEAIAIFNRIPPERMNAIPSIGINIHTEGTESYEDTQMDIVSGRVADLEILDYVPEITDNPKAVEVIAELIDKLPDIEVRGSLEKWQAAFLAAEMDQLSYNYDTVQYNQTVEDREAQIANITEDIRNGNTGYLNDFLNALISDSIREGMTDIFGKGTELDDSEGVQTARKAKELLDKLTEYKPLAKIEELEECNYNMIDNVLNNEKPKEEKQAGRISIKEKLAEKKAVIEQRDKSDKEVPEKGTEKKSEREI
- a CDS encoding transposon-transfer assisting family protein — encoded protein: MDKFTVEEINLMCVFEGQDRTGMIADIKNVIPHIQDSDMVELAGQVLGKLETMSDAEFTEVALEAAE
- a CDS encoding relaxase/mobilization nuclease domain-containing protein produces the protein MAVTKIHAITATVDKAVAYICNPDKTDESIYISSYACAPETAAIDFKYTLDHCRENSPNKAYHLIQAFAPGEVSFDEAHQIGKELADKVLEGKFSYVVTTHIDKGHVHNHIIFCAADNIEHDKYHDCKQSYYRIRKLSDELCNEHNLSVIIPGGERGKKYNEWQADKNSAAWKTQIRKDINAAIKSSSTYEEFLLLMRAKGYEIKGETFGEDALKFISFRPLGKDRFVRGSIKSLGKEYTKERIKERIELKRERKAVIPKRDYADKRLIDTSDEKFQNSPGLQRWAAVENLKIAAQAYNEAGSIKELEQKIATTAATGKEAKQTVRKLENRIKDLAEIIKYAEQYKANKAYHIAYKKSKNPDAYFRKHESQIILYGGARRMLEQAGIPLKGLNIDKLKAEYQELTAQKKELTVTYKNCEKELKSLNRKLENLNQYLGRTEPTKSAQEQPDRDNNPSR
- a CDS encoding plasmid mobilization protein, whose protein sequence is MANRTRTNRNEFHLDDKEQYILDEKFKLSGMKSKSAFIRKLILYGYVYDVDYSFLREYNTELGRISSNLNQIAKRINSTNHVYQEDMDEVKELMKQVWQSQKSMLSQQPLIKR